In Armatimonadota bacterium, the genomic stretch GGACGACCCTTCGCTAGCTCATCAACAAGCTTGTCCATGTACCGAAGTTCCTTCATCAGCGGATCCTCGATCTCTTCGATCCGAACCCCACAGATCAATCCAGTGATCAAAGCCCGATTCGGATTCAACGCAGGAGCTTGGGCAAACATGTCCTCAAAGTTCGTCCGAGCCTCGATTAGCCCCTCTAACTGCTCCTGCGAATAGCCCGTCAGCCACCGAATCACCTCATCCAGCTCCGATTTGGTCCGCCCCTTTTTCTCGACCTTCACAAGGTAATGCGGATACACACCCGCAAAGGCCATCGTGTAGATTCGGTGCTTTTCCATAGGTTTACTCCTTCAAAAACAGCGTTACCGCTTTAGATCGCGACAAGTCGCTGATAGTCTAAAGCGGTAACAAGTGAAACGCTGTCCCAAACGGCGTCAGACTTTAACTGAGAACCCTGGTCGGAAGTCTGGTTTGATTAGAGAATCAAACTCAGACGTTCCCTTCACCTTCATGTTCTTCGCGTCCCACTCCAGGCGAGGGCCGTCGGCCCAGATCGCGAGGTTTCCAAGTAGAACGGCTTCCGTCAATGGCCCAGAGTAACCAGGGAAGTTGGAGACGGCTTGGGTGCCGGTCATGCAGGCGTTGACCCACTCCTTCATGTGCCCTGGCGAGACCACGACTTCGGTGTCCGGAATCGGATTTCCGCTGACCAAGCTGAAACGAGTGTTGCTCTCATCTGCTCCGAAAACGGTGTCCTTTTCGCAAACGACGATCACACCGTTTCCGCCATAAGTGAACAGCTCAGCCAACTCTTGCGGTGGCTTTTTGCCGCCGTCATACCAGTGGAGCGTGAACGGGTCCATTTTGCCTTTGGCTCCGTACTCGTAAGTGACGTGCGCCCAGGTCGGGAAAGACTCCTTGTTGTGTCCGCTCGTCTTCGCCTGAACGGCGAGCGGCGCGTCTAGCCCGAGAGCCATGTGCGGCATGTTAAAGATGTGGCATCCCATGTCGCCAAGGGCCCCGGTGCCGAAATCCCAGAATCCGCGCCATGAGAAGTGGTGGTAGCCGTCTGCGTAGTCTCGCATCGGTCGAGGTCCGACCCACATGTCCCAATCCAGACCCTTGGGAACCGGCTTTGAAGCTGGTCGGGGAATTCCTTGCTCCCAATAAACCTTGGCCCGGTCGGTCCAAAGGTGAATCTCCTTCACTTTGCCCCAGGTGCCTTCACGAATCAGTTTCGCGACCTTTCGCATCTGCGTGCTCTGGGTCGAGTTGTTGCCCATCTGAGTAATCGCTTTCTTCTTCTTGGCCAGAATGGCAAGCTGACGGGCTTCCCATATCGTTCGGCAAAGCGGCTTTTCGGTGTAAGTGTGCATTCCGGCGTGAAGAGCCAGGACCGTTGCCGGAGCGTGGTGGTGATCCGGAGTGCTGATGATCACCGCGTCCATCTTGCCCTTCATCATCGCAATCATCTCTCGGTAGTCATCGAATGCCGCCGCCTTCATGTGCTCGCGCTGCGCCTTGATTCGGTCTTCCAGATCAACATCGCAAAGGGCAACGACCTCAACGCCCGCCTCTACCGCCTGCTCGCGGCCGCTCCAACCTTTGCCTCCGCAACCGATGATTCCGACCCGAAGCTTTTGCCCGGGAGCCATTGGCTTCTGGGTCTCACCCAGTGCCGAAGCACCTAATCCCAATCCAACCGTAGCGGCAACACCGCCCCGCAATACGTCCCTTCGTGAATAATTTCCGCTCATAACCAGACCTCCCCGATGTTACTTCTTAGCCTTCACTTTCAGTGGACGAATCTTGATATTTTTGAATGAAACGAGTCCATGGTCGCCTTGGATCGCAATGTGGCCGATCCCTGCTTTCGCAAACTCGGGGTACACGTGAAACTTGCTCTTTTGCACCCGCTCCAAAAAGTCAGGACTGCCTAATACGAAGTCGAAGTAACGGACTCCGTTCACCTCAACAAAGCACTTCTTCGGATCGATCATGATTCGGAATCGATTCCACTCGCCTATTGGCTTGACGGCATCTTTGTCGGAGCGATACAACTCGTAAAGGAAGCCCGCAAGCTGACCCTTCGGGTCAACTGCCTTATCCATAATCTGGATTTCCGGACCGCTAAACCAAGGTGCTCCACCTGAGTCCAGGACGTGGAACATCACTCCGCTGTTTTGCATGGCTGGCATCTTCCAGTCGAGTTGAAGCTCAAACCAGTCGTACTTCTCGTCAGTCAGGATATCCCCCGCGTTATGCGGATCCTTGCACTGCAGCTCGCCATTCTCGATCACCCAGCCAGGCTTGACTCCGGTGCCCTTAAAGTTGTGCCACCCCTTAGTCGATTGACCATCGAAAAGCAGCTTCCATCCCTGCCGCGCTTCCTTGGCGGAGAGGACGTTGTCAGGACCAAACAAAAAAAGGGCGCACAGTGCAGAAGCAACCATGCGCCAATTCTACTTCAATGAACCTATTTACTTAGGCATTGCTGCGCGAGACTCAATTTCCTCTTTGGAGTAGCCTCTGTCTTGCATCACCTGACTCTGAGATTTTGTTGGTGGCGGTGCGAACTGGGAGCCATCGCTTCCAGTCGGTTCGCCACAGCCAGCCGAAGCAACGTAGCCCACCAGCAACGCCGCGGCAACGTATCTCAGTCGTTCGACCAAGCTCGCCCCCAGAACTTGTGGATGTCCTTTGTTTGCATCACATTGCAGTACTGAGCGGTTGTTCCCGCCTCAGTCAATGCCGGGTTGATCGAACTGTAGCCGACGAACTTCTCCCGACCAAACTTTGCTGCGTGGCCATCGGCATATCCTCCAACCAACTTGTTGTTCGGATAGAACCGCCGCGCATCCCAAACCAGGTTGTCCCAGCTAAATCCATCGATGTATTGATCGATGTACGGCCACGAGGCATTGCGACCAAAGAATCGCATCCAACCGTAGTCGAGCCTGCCGTATTGAACCGGAGCGAGTGCCAGCCTCGAAGCTGAATCTTCGAACGATGTGAGCGAGCGTGATGCTTCGACCGACCAGTTCACTGACGTACAGGTTCCGCTGTAAACCTTTGAGTAACCGTCGGTGTTAAGCGAAAGATTCACGGCCCACTGCCACGCGTACGAGTATCCCGGATAGTACGGGTCGGGGAAGTTGGTGCCGAGTCGCTCAGCGCGGGTCTTGTCCCAGAAGATCGAACGATTCTTGACATATGGATCGATTCGTCCCACCCAAGTGTCGGTCGAGGTGTAAGGTGCGGAACCGTACTCAGGCACTGCCATGTCGTCAGCGTCAGTGCTGTACATAGGCAATGCAATCGCCAGTTGCTTCACACCAGACAGCGTTGAAGCGATCTTCGCCGAAGTCTTCGCCTGAGCAAAAACTGGGAAGAGGATTGCGGCGAGAATGGCAATGATGGCAATGACTACAAGTAGCTCGATGAGTGTAAACGCTCTTCGCATAGCCTATTGTCGCGGGGGAAGATTAGGGCCTGGTTAAGTATATGTTTAGGTTTCGTTATTAACTCAAGCTATCGCTTCTTGCTCCAGAGTCTCAGACTCAAGCTAATCAACTCAACTTCCATGTCTCAATCTTGCGATCGGCTGAGATTTGCTGACAGTCAAATGGCAAGCTACATAATGTACAGCGCATGGACGAAGTGAACTCAAACAGTGTCGCCACTTTCGCCGTCGCTCCAAGGGCGGGCGTAGGCATCGTGTGCGTGCGCTACAACTCAAATCTGAGCCGAGTTTTTTATTGGAACTTGCAAGACGACTCCTTTGAACCCGGTCAAATGATCAAGGCAAGCGCATTTGTCACCACAATCTCTTCGGATGGCAAGTATTTCGGCTACTGGGCGGATGATTGGGGAGAACTGGTTGAGTGTTACTTGTGCTTGGCCCATGTCGGCTACTTCTCAGCTCTAGCTTGGTTTCCAACGTACGTCAACACGGTGAGAAACATTCAGTTTCTGCCTAACGGCAATGTCGAATACGTTTCGAATCGAGCGTATGCCGTCCGGACAGGCGAAGTATGCCCGCCAGATATCATCACTCCAGGATGCCCTTTTGAAATTCACCCTGCCTCGTGGGACTCAATCGGTCACAGCGACGGACTTCGCGAGTGGCACGATCCTCGTCGAGACCGAAGATATTGGACCGAACGCAACCAACTGCTTTACCGCGTAGGCGAGAGTGAGGAAGTCCATATCCTCCGTACCTTCGAGCGCGAACGGTTTCGAGCCATTCCGCCGCCCGGCTGGGCTCAAGCGTGGTAAGACTTGATTCCTTGCATTAACTCGTAAATTGTTTCAGCCCGTTTTACGGCCTGAAACCCATGGAAATCGCCGTGGCGATGAGCGATGTTGAGCCACTGCTTCAGCCGAGCCAGAGTCCGCCGATCCGTCCCCGGATGAAACTGCTCACACCAGTAAATGAGCCGCTGCAGCCGCTCAACCCAATCCAAAGGCTCCATGCCCGTCCCTAACCCCAACTCCAACCCGATTCGCGATGCGAGCCCCGGAGTCGCCAGCCCACCGCGACCGATCATAAAGTGCTCGCATCCTGTCACCTCGCGACACTTCAAAAAATCCTCAAACGAAAAAATATCCCCATTCGCCACCACCGGAACCCCGACGAGTTCCCGAACTCGTCCCAAGTGCGGCCAAAACACCGGCGGCTCGTATCGCTGGGTCCGGGTTCGTGCATGCAGAGTTAACCAACTCGCCCCACCTTCGACCGCCATCGGAGCATTCTCGAAAACATCGTCAATCGATTCCCAACCCAGCCTGAGCTTCGCTGAAACTGGAACTTCGGCGGGAAGGGCATCTCGTACGGCGCGGACGACTTCACGAATCCGACAAGGAGTCCTCAGCAACGAGGCGCCACCGTCGTTCCCGTTCACCGTGGGTGATGGGCAGCCGAAGTTGATGTCGATCGACTTCGCCCCCGCCCGGACTGCCGCCATCGCAGACTGCGCCATGCGCTCCGGATGCCCTCCCAGGATCTGAACCTGAACCGGCAACCCGGTCACCGTCCGACCCTCGTTTTCCAACTCAGGCACTTCGCGTCGAAAGACCTTCGCGGGCAACGCCTCTCCGCTCACGCGAACAAACTCGGTAACACAATAACTGAAGCAACCCCACTCTCCCACCAGTGCCCGCATCGGGGCATCGGTGATGCCATCCATCGGAGCAAAAACCAGAGCAGGGGTACCAGCGCGGATCAAGATGAAACCAGTAAACCCGGTACCCTCAGGCGGATGGGCTTTCCGACTTCAATGCCGGACATACTGAACTTGGCACACGAGCTGGTCCCTTACTCAAAAGTCGTGTCTTCGACTCCGCTCAAGGGCGGAATTTCGGCGCAGATGTTCCTGCTTACGCTCGAAGGCCCGGATGGTGCGGTCGAAGCATTTACCCTCCGAAAGCCAGGAGACTGGGGCGATGAAGAGTATTCGACGAAGGCCAAGCGGGAGTTCCTGAAGTACCAGTTTGCGTTCGAGGCAGGGCTTCTCGGGCCAGAACCTGTCAAGTGTTTTGATGCCTTCTTCGTGCTACGATACATTGACGGCGCGCCGGACTTGTCCGTTGAGCAGGCGAGCGCGTTTGCAAGTCAGCTCCCCGGACACTTGGCGAAAATACACCGAACCGAGATTTCGGACCCCGCTGCCTCAATGTTGCCAAAGACCAACCCCTCCCCTACGGGAACGGACTGGCAACCACGCGTTCGAGAAATATTGCTTGAGCATGGTCCTCCTAGAGATGAGCCAGTGGCACTCTGTCATGGAGACTGTTGGCCTGGGAATGTGCTGTGGAATGGAGCGCAAATAGTCGGCCTGATCGATTGGGCGGAGATTCACGTCGGGCCACCGCTTGTCGATTTGGCGATCTCGCGGTTCGACCTCTTCCTTGCATTCGGCTGGGAGACGGTACACGAATTCACTCGGCAATACTTCGAATACAACCCTATCGATTCAGAGTATCTCGCCTACTGGGACCTCCGGTGCTCGCAGAGGATCGGCGACAAATACGAGGACTGGGCCGCGAGCTTTGTTCCGCTGGGAAGACCGGACGTTACCGCTGACTTCATGCGACACCGCCAAACGGAATTCATCGAAGACGCCATCGCCAGGCTGTAAACTCCTATTCGATGCGAATTTTGGTCACGGGGGCGACGGGCAATATCGGGACGGGGATCATTCCCCTCCTGCACAGCAAGGGGTATGAACTAGTCCTGTCGGACCTCGGGAAGCTTCCCGAGTCTCTTCAGCCATTCACCGAGAGCTACCACCAACTCGATATTCAAACCGGATTCGGCCTCGACCGTGCCGCTGAAGGCTGCGATCTCATTCTGCACCTTCCGGCTTGGCACGGCATCCACTGGAACGTCAAAACCGAAGTTGATTTTTGGAGGCTGAACGTTGATGGCACGTTCTACGCCTTCCAAGCCGCCCGGGCCAACGGCATCAAGAAGTTCGTCTTCCTCAGCAGCCAGGCATGGCATGGCCACTATGACAAATACGGCTTCACGAAGCGCGTCGGCGAGGAGCTTTGCGAGTATCACAAACACCAGAACGACATCAGCTACGTTGCAATTCGTCCGGCAGACCTCACGCCCTGGAGAGACTGGGTTTCGCATTACGGACCGAGGCTGCTGTACGGTGGTGTTGATCGGCGAGACGTTCTCGAAGCCATCTTTTGCTCGGTCAATCACTTGCTTCAGAACGACGAGTTGCAAGGCTTCCCGGTCGACGCGATGCGCCCCAATGCCTTCACCGCGGAGCAGATCGAAAACTGGGAAACCGACCCACTCGTAACCTGCGAAGCCATTTTTCCGGGCTATCGCGACTTGGTCGAGAAGTACGGACTGGAGATTTCTAGGAAACCGGGACTCACTCCACCCCTTCTCGGTGCCGAGACAGTCGGCTTCAAACCCGCGATTAACTTCGGAACGTTTCTCACGGAATTGCGAAAGTTGGACTCTGAAATTGGCGAAGAAGCCGTGCGGGCGATCACCTGCGATTACCGTTGAGACGGTGCAAAACTTTTTGTAGACACCTCTTGCAATATAGTAGATTCTTGTCTATACTTCTTTCCGAGGCAGAAGGATGGTCGCGGAGCGGAAATTGATGGATGGGTTGAGCGAAACCCTCAAACGGATCTGGGGATTCGAGTCTTTGCGGCCGTTGCAGCAGGAAGTTGTAGAGTCATCGCTGGCAAACCGGGATGCGGTTGTGGTGATGCCGACCGGCGGAGGAAAGAGTCTCTGCTTTCAACTTCCTGCTTTGCTTTCGTCGTCGCTTACAGTGGTGATTTCGCCGCTGATTGCGCTGATGAAGGATCAAGTCGATGCGCTTCGGGTTGTGGGAGTTGAAGCGGCGGCACTCAACTCTTCGATGGAGGAGGAAGAAGAGGCCGATACTCGGCGTAAGGTTTTGCGCGGGGAAATGCGGTTGCTGTACGTCAGCCCCGAGCGGTTGCTTTTGTCTTCTACGTTGGATTTATTGCGGCAAGCAAAGGTTGCCCGGTTCGCTGTGGACGAGGCGCACTGCATCAGCGCGTGGGGACACGATTTTCGGCCCGAGTTCCGCCAGTTGGGGCGGCTCAAAGAGCTGTTTCCAGAGATTCCGGTTCAGGCGTTTACGGCGACTGCGACTCCGCAGGTTCAGCGCGACATTGCAATTCAACTGCGGATGGAAAAACCGCGTCGGTTTGTCGGGGTCTTTGATCGTCCCAATCTGACTTACCGGATCGTTGCGAAAGACGACGCGGTTCG encodes the following:
- a CDS encoding DUF2200 domain-containing protein produces the protein MEKHRIYTMAFAGVYPHYLVKVEKKGRTKSELDEVIRWLTGYSQEQLEGLIEARTNFEDMFAQAPALNPNRALITGLICGVRIEEIEDPLMKELRYMDKLVDELAKGRPMAKILRS
- a CDS encoding Gfo/Idh/MocA family oxidoreductase; translated protein: MSGNYSRRDVLRGGVAATVGLGLGASALGETQKPMAPGQKLRVGIIGCGGKGWSGREQAVEAGVEVVALCDVDLEDRIKAQREHMKAAAFDDYREMIAMMKGKMDAVIISTPDHHHAPATVLALHAGMHTYTEKPLCRTIWEARQLAILAKKKKAITQMGNNSTQSTQMRKVAKLIREGTWGKVKEIHLWTDRAKVYWEQGIPRPASKPVPKGLDWDMWVGPRPMRDYADGYHHFSWRGFWDFGTGALGDMGCHIFNMPHMALGLDAPLAVQAKTSGHNKESFPTWAHVTYEYGAKGKMDPFTLHWYDGGKKPPQELAELFTYGGNGVIVVCEKDTVFGADESNTRFSLVSGNPIPDTEVVVSPGHMKEWVNACMTGTQAVSNFPGYSGPLTEAVLLGNLAIWADGPRLEWDAKNMKVKGTSEFDSLIKPDFRPGFSVKV
- a CDS encoding DUF1080 domain-containing protein, translating into MVASALCALFLFGPDNVLSAKEARQGWKLLFDGQSTKGWHNFKGTGVKPGWVIENGELQCKDPHNAGDILTDEKYDWFELQLDWKMPAMQNSGVMFHVLDSGGAPWFSGPEIQIMDKAVDPKGQLAGFLYELYRSDKDAVKPIGEWNRFRIMIDPKKCFVEVNGVRYFDFVLGSPDFLERVQKSKFHVYPEFAKAGIGHIAIQGDHGLVSFKNIKIRPLKVKAKK
- a CDS encoding prepilin-type N-terminal cleavage/methylation domain-containing protein, which gives rise to MRRAFTLIELLVVIAIIAILAAILFPVFAQAKTSAKIASTLSGVKQLAIALPMYSTDADDMAVPEYGSAPYTSTDTWVGRIDPYVKNRSIFWDKTRAERLGTNFPDPYYPGYSYAWQWAVNLSLNTDGYSKVYSGTCTSVNWSVEASRSLTSFEDSASRLALAPVQYGRLDYGWMRFFGRNASWPYIDQYIDGFSWDNLVWDARRFYPNNKLVGGYADGHAAKFGREKFVGYSSINPALTEAGTTAQYCNVMQTKDIHKFWGRAWSND
- a CDS encoding tRNA-dihydrouridine synthase family protein, giving the protein MIRAGTPALVFAPMDGITDAPMRALVGEWGCFSYCVTEFVRVSGEALPAKVFRREVPELENEGRTVTGLPVQVQILGGHPERMAQSAMAAVRAGAKSIDINFGCPSPTVNGNDGGASLLRTPCRIREVVRAVRDALPAEVPVSAKLRLGWESIDDVFENAPMAVEGGASWLTLHARTRTQRYEPPVFWPHLGRVRELVGVPVVANGDIFSFEDFLKCREVTGCEHFMIGRGGLATPGLASRIGLELGLGTGMEPLDWVERLQRLIYWCEQFHPGTDRRTLARLKQWLNIAHRHGDFHGFQAVKRAETIYELMQGIKSYHA
- a CDS encoding phosphotransferase — encoded protein: MGFPTSMPDILNLAHELVPYSKVVSSTPLKGGISAQMFLLTLEGPDGAVEAFTLRKPGDWGDEEYSTKAKREFLKYQFAFEAGLLGPEPVKCFDAFFVLRYIDGAPDLSVEQASAFASQLPGHLAKIHRTEISDPAASMLPKTNPSPTGTDWQPRVREILLEHGPPRDEPVALCHGDCWPGNVLWNGAQIVGLIDWAEIHVGPPLVDLAISRFDLFLAFGWETVHEFTRQYFEYNPIDSEYLAYWDLRCSQRIGDKYEDWAASFVPLGRPDVTADFMRHRQTEFIEDAIARL
- a CDS encoding NAD-dependent epimerase/dehydratase family protein; the encoded protein is MRILVTGATGNIGTGIIPLLHSKGYELVLSDLGKLPESLQPFTESYHQLDIQTGFGLDRAAEGCDLILHLPAWHGIHWNVKTEVDFWRLNVDGTFYAFQAARANGIKKFVFLSSQAWHGHYDKYGFTKRVGEELCEYHKHQNDISYVAIRPADLTPWRDWVSHYGPRLLYGGVDRRDVLEAIFCSVNHLLQNDELQGFPVDAMRPNAFTAEQIENWETDPLVTCEAIFPGYRDLVEKYGLEISRKPGLTPPLLGAETVGFKPAINFGTFLTELRKLDSEIGEEAVRAITCDYR